Genomic window (Blattabacterium cuenoti):
AGCTATCAATAAAATTAAACAAATTGCTTTTGTCCCTGAATTAGGAAAAATTTATAAAGCAAAAGTAAAATCTATAAAAGATTTTGGTGCTTTTGTTGAAATTTCTAAAGGAGTAGAAGGGTTGCTACATATTTCTGAAATAGGATGGAAAAGATTGAATAATATAGAAGAAGAGTTTCGTATAGGAGATATCATCGACGTTAAATTTATGGGAATGGATGAAAAAAATAAAAAAATGAAACTTTCTAGAAAAGTACTTTTACCCCGTCCTGGAAAAAAAAATGAATCAAAAGAAAAAATATGAGACAACTTAAAATTACTAAACAAGTAACAAATCGTGAATCTGAATCGTTAGATAAATACCTTCATGAAATAGGGAAAATTCCATTACTAACTCCTGAAGAAGAAGTAGAATACGCTCGAAGAGCAAGAGAAGGGGATGGTACTGCTATAGATAAACTTGTCAATGCTAATTTACGTTTTGTTGTTTCTGTAGCTAAACAATATCAAAATCAAGGATTGAGTTTATGTGATTTAATTAATGAAGGAAATTTAGGTTTGATAAAAGGAATATTACGCTTTGATGAAACAAGAGGATTCAAATGTATTTCCTATGTTGTATGGTGGATCAGACAAGCTATTTTACAAGCTATTGCTGAACAATCACGTTCTATTAGACAACCAACAAATAAATTAGCTTTATTAAATAAAATACTAAAAACACTTGCTCAATTAGAACAAGAATTGCAAAGGACTCCTTCTGCAAGAGAAATAGCAGAATATTTAGATATGAATGAGAAAGATGTTGAAGAGTCTATAAAAAACTCAGGAAGACATATCTCAATGGATGCACCATTAATAGAAGGAGAAGATTCTAATTTATATGATTTAGTTCGATCTGATGAATCACCTCGTCCAGATGAACATTTAGAAAAAGAATCTTTACGTAAAGACATAAGGAGAATTTTAGAAACTTTAAGTGAAAGAGAACGTCGTGTTATCATTTTACATTTTGGATTAAATGGATCCCCTCCCATGACTTTAGAAGAAGTGGGACAATCTTGCGATTTAACAAGAGAACGTGTCAGACAAATCGAAAGTATAGCTTTAAAAAGATTAAAACATTCTTCTAGAAGCAAAATATTGAAACCTTATTTAGGATAATGCGACCTCGAAGGGATTCGAACCCATAACCTTCTGATCCGTAGTCAGATGCTCTATCCAATTAAGCTACGAGGCCTATATAAATAATATAAAATAAATACGACTAACTACCTAATAAATATCATGATTGAATAATTTTCAAAAACTTTTCAAGGTTCAATGACGAATTCCCTACAAGACCACCATCTATATCCTTTTGATAAAAAAGATTTTTTGCATTAATATCATTAATACTTCCTCCATATAGAATAGATATCTCATTAGAAATATTTTTTCCGTATTTTTCTAAAAATAAGGAACGAATAAATTTATGCATCGTCTGAGCTTGTTCAGATGTAGCCGTTTTTCCTGTTCCAATTGCCCATATAGGTTCATATGCTATATAAAAAGATTTTATTTCATCTGAAGTACAATGAAAAACAGTTTCTGTTAATTGATTTTGAACAATTTTAAATTGTTTATTATTAGATCTTTCTAAATCTGATTCTCCTACACAGAAAATAATATTTAAACCATATTTTAATGCTATTTTTATTTTTTCTAATAAAATATTATTTTTTTCCAAAAAAAATTCCCTACGTTCACTATGTCCTAGTATAACTTTTTGAATGCCTATTGACTTTAACATATAAGCTGATATTTCTCCTGTATAGGAACCTTTGTTCTTTTGATGAATATTTTGAGCCGCTATATTCAAAGTTGTTCCTTGTAAAATTTGATTTGAAATATGCAAAAAAGGAAACGAGGGAGCTATAATGATTTCTTTTTTATGATTTATTTTTTTCTCAAAAACAATTCTTAAAAAATTTCTAATAAAATAAGTTGTTTCATGAAAGTCATAATTCATTTTCCAATTTGCAATGATAACTTTTCTCCTCATTTTTTAAATATAAATATAAAAATTTGTAATTTTTTAAATTAAATATTTTGTTTTAACAAAAAAATGATTTCAACCAGTATTTTAAAACAAAATTTTTCTAATTCTTTAAAATTAATTTTTTCCTCATTTTTTTTTAAAAACAAAATATTTTCCAAAACATTATTTACGGAAAATTTATTTAAAATTTTATCCATTCCATCTATATAATTTTTTATTTTTTTTAATTTATTATTATAAATAAAAATAACATTATCATGTGAGATTTTATGAAAATTGGACGTAAAAAAAATATCCAATTTGATTAAAATAATTATTAAATAATTGACAATATCTATATACGTATCTATTATTTTTTCTTCTTTTATTTTTTGATATCCTTTTGATTGAATATTTTTTATTCGGATTACTTTAATTAAAATTTGATCTATTATAGAATAATTATGAAAAAATTTCCATGATAATCCATAATCTTTTAATTTTTCTAAAAAAAGGTTTTTACATTTTTGAACAATAAAATCAATAGAATAAAAATTCATGTCATTTAATTTTATAATAAATTACAATAAATAATTTATCAATGACAATTAATTGTGCAGGCACTTTATTACATTTAAAAGAACCAAAAGTAATGGGAATAGTTAATTTAACTCCTGATTCATTTTATGATGGGGGTAAATTATGTTCTGAACACAATATACTACAACATATAGAAATTTTATTAAATGAAGGAACTGATTTTATAGATATTGGAGGTTGTTCCACGCGACCAGGATCTAGATTTATAACAAAAGAAGAAGAAATAAAAAGAATTGCAAAACCTATTCGTACTATCATAAAAAGTTTCCCGAATGTTAAAATATCTATAGATACCTTTCGTAGTGAAGTAGCTAAAATAGCAGTAGAAGAAGGAGCAATAATGATAAATGATATATCAGGAGGTAACTTCGATAAAAATATGTTTCCCTTATTAGGAAAACTTAAAATTCCATATATATTAAATCATATCAAGGGAATCCCTAAAAATATGCAAAAAAATATATCCTATCATGAAAATATCATAACAGAAATAAATAATTTTTTTTCTAAAAAAATTTACTATTTAAAACAACATGGAATTCAAGATATTATTTTAGATCCTGGATTTGGTTTTGGAAAAACATCAGAACAAAATTTCCAATTATTAAAACATTTATCTTTATTAGGGTTTCAAGATTATCCAATTTTAGTTGGTATTTCTAGAAAATCTATGATTCAATTCATTTTGAAAACTTCTTATGAAGAATCATTAAATGCAACTTCCATTATTCATACTATAGCAATTTTAAATGGATCCAAATTTTTACGTGTACATGATGTTAAAGAAGCAGTAGAATGTATTAAATTAGTACAATATTATAAAAAAATTTTATAATTCACCAATACTTATATTATTTTTACGTGAAGCTTTTTTTCATTGTTACATTTATTGAAAATTTCTTTCATTGATATTTTAGATATTTTTTTAGTAACCATTATTTTATTTCAAGTATACAGACTGGTTTACAGAACTGCAGCTTTAAATATTTTTTACGGAATCATTGCTACTTTTATTTTCTGGAAAATAGTAGAAATCTATAAAATGAAACTTCTCAGCATAGTTATCAGTGCTTTTTTTAAAGGAGGTTTCTTAGCTTTAATCATTGTGTTCCAACCAGAAATTAGAAAATTTCTTCTCATAGTAGGAAGTAGAATTTTTTTTAAAAAATTTATATTTTCTCTATTTAAAAAAACAGGAGTATCGATTAAAACTGAAACTATAGATAGCATTGTGAATGCTTGTGCTATTTTTTCAGGAGATAAAACAGGAGTTTTAATGGTCATTCAATTACATCAAGATTTAAAAGAATTTATACAAAATGGAGATGAAATGGATGCCAAAGTTAATATTTCTATTTTGGAAAGCATTTTCTATAAAAATAGTCCATTACATGATGGAGCAGTAGTTATTAAAGAAAACAAAATAATAAAAACAAGAGCAATTCTTCCTGTTTCTTACAATAAAGAAATTCCATCTCGTTTGGGATTACGACATCGAGCTGCCATTGGGTTATCTGAAAAAACAGATGCTATATGTCTTGTAATATCCGAAGAAACAGGTTATATATCTTATATAAAAGATCAAAAAAGAACTGTTATCACTAACATTAATAATTTAAAAATGAAACTAGAAGAAGATTTACTTTAATTATTTATTTTCAATAAAAAAATTCATTATATGATTTATGAAAATCTTCATAAGATATATCAATTATATTCTATTTGTTCTGGTATAGAAATAAACAGTAAAAAAGTTAAAATAGGATCTATATTTATAGCTTTTAAAGGAAAAAATTTTGATGGGAATCAATTTGCGGATGAAGCGATTTCAAATGGGGCAATACTTGCTATAGTTGATAATAAAAAATATGCTTTACGAAAAAAAATTATTGTTGTGGACAATACATTACATTTTTTACATGAATTAGCAATGTATCATAGATATAGATTACTTCACATTCCTATTATAGCTATCACTGGAAGTAATGGAAAAACTACTACAAAAGAATTGACGACAGCTATTCTAGCTAAAAAATATAAAAATGTTCACTGTACAAAAAATAATTTTAATAATCATATAGGAATTCCATTAACTATACTTTCTATGTCCATAAAAACACAAATATCTGTAATAGAAATTGGAGCTAATCATGAAAAAGAAATAGAAAAAATGTGTTCTATTATTAATCCAGATTATGGATATATAACCAATTTTGGAAAAGCTCATTTAGAAGGATTTAAAAATATAGAAGGAATCATACGCAGTAAATTGGAGTTATATGATTTTTTAAAAAAAAATAAAAAAATGGTATTTATCAATGGAGATGATCCGATACAATTGTTGAATAGTATGGGAATGAGAAGACATATTTTTTCAGGAAAAAAAAAAAAATCAGATATAAATGTTAAATATATATGGGAAAAAAATAGTATAAAATCTATTCTATATATTAAAAATATAAAAATTATTTCTTCTTTAATAGGAAATTACAATTTATATAATATAGCTTCTGCTATAACTATTGGAATGTATTTCAAAGTCCCTTTAAAAAAAATAAAAGAAGCAATGGAAGAATATATTCCTAAAAATTATCGATCTCAAATTTTAATAAAAAATAATGTAAAAATAATCATAGATTGTTATAATGCAAACCCTACTAGTATGATAGAAGCCCTTAGCTCTTTTAACGAAAGACAAGGAACTAAAATAATAATATTAGGAGATATGTTAGAATTAGGATCCTTTTCTAATAATGAACATGAAAAAATTATTTCTTTTATAAAAAAAAGCGACATTAACATTGCTTTTTTAATTGGAGATATTTTTTTTAACACCAAAAGTTCCTATTGGAAAATAAGAAAATTTATTAATAAAAAAAATTTTGTTGAATGGATTAAAAAACATCCTATTCAAAAAACGGATTATATTCTTGTTAAGGGATCTAGAAAGATAGCGTTAGAAAGCCTCATTGGTTTAATATAAATTTTTTCTTTGTTTATTGGATCTTAAAGATTAAATTTGCATGTGATGATTTCATAAAATTTTTTTAATGAAAGAAATTACCACAGAAACCTATATAAAGTGGTTTAAAAATATGTCTTTTTGGAGAAAATTTGAAGACAAATGTCGATCCCTGTATTTAAAACAAAAAATTAGAGGATTTTTACATTTATACAATGGACAAGAAGCAATCCCAGCTGGATTAAGCTATGCAATGGATTTATCTAAAGATAGAATAATAACCGCTTATAGATGTCATATTTTACCCATTTCTATGGGAGTAGATCCAAAAAAAGTTATGGCAGAACTTTTAGGAAAAAAAACAGGGACTTCTCATGGAATGGGAGGTTCTATGCATATTTTTAGTAAAAAATATCGTTTTTATGGGGGACATGGAATTGTAGGGGGACAAATTCCATTAGGCGCTGGAATTGCTTTTGCTGATAAATATTTTAATAGAAAAGCAGTCACTCTTACTATTATGGGAGATGGAGCTGTGAGACAAGGATCTTTACATGAAACATTTAATATGGCTATGATATGGAAACTTCCTGTTGTTTTTATATGTGAAAATAATAAATATGCTATGGGAACATCTATAAAACGAAGTAGTAATATAGAAGAAATTTATAAAATAGGAAAATCATATGGGATGCCTTCTTATCCTGTGGACGGAATGGATCCAAAAAAAATAGCACAAGCCGCTTATGTTGCCATAGAAAGAGCGA
Coding sequences:
- a CDS encoding sigma-70 family RNA polymerase sigma factor; the protein is MRQLKITKQVTNRESESLDKYLHEIGKIPLLTPEEEVEYARRAREGDGTAIDKLVNANLRFVVSVAKQYQNQGLSLCDLINEGNLGLIKGILRFDETRGFKCISYVVWWIRQAILQAIAEQSRSIRQPTNKLALLNKILKTLAQLEQELQRTPSAREIAEYLDMNEKDVEESIKNSGRHISMDAPLIEGEDSNLYDLVRSDESPRPDEHLEKESLRKDIRRILETLSERERRVIILHFGLNGSPPMTLEEVGQSCDLTRERVRQIESIALKRLKHSSRSKILKPYLG
- the tpiA gene encoding triose-phosphate isomerase codes for the protein MRRKVIIANWKMNYDFHETTYFIRNFLRIVFEKKINHKKEIIIAPSFPFLHISNQILQGTTLNIAAQNIHQKNKGSYTGEISAYMLKSIGIQKVILGHSERREFFLEKNNILLEKIKIALKYGLNIIFCVGESDLERSNNKQFKIVQNQLTETVFHCTSDEIKSFYIAYEPIWAIGTGKTATSEQAQTMHKFIRSLFLEKYGKNISNEISILYGGSINDINAKNLFYQKDIDGGLVGNSSLNLEKFLKIIQS
- a CDS encoding DUF1599 domain-containing protein produces the protein MNFYSIDFIVQKCKNLFLEKLKDYGLSWKFFHNYSIIDQILIKVIRIKNIQSKGYQKIKEEKIIDTYIDIVNYLIIILIKLDIFFTSNFHKISHDNVIFIYNNKLKKIKNYIDGMDKILNKFSVNNVLENILFLKKNEEKINFKELEKFCFKILVEIIFLLKQNI
- the folP gene encoding dihydropteroate synthase, coding for MTINCAGTLLHLKEPKVMGIVNLTPDSFYDGGKLCSEHNILQHIEILLNEGTDFIDIGGCSTRPGSRFITKEEEIKRIAKPIRTIIKSFPNVKISIDTFRSEVAKIAVEEGAIMINDISGGNFDKNMFPLLGKLKIPYILNHIKGIPKNMQKNISYHENIITEINNFFSKKIYYLKQHGIQDIILDPGFGFGKTSEQNFQLLKHLSLLGFQDYPILVGISRKSMIQFILKTSYEESLNATSIIHTIAILNGSKFLRVHDVKEAVECIKLVQYYKKIL
- a CDS encoding diadenylate cyclase, giving the protein MLHLLKISFIDILDIFLVTIILFQVYRLVYRTAALNIFYGIIATFIFWKIVEIYKMKLLSIVISAFFKGGFLALIIVFQPEIRKFLLIVGSRIFFKKFIFSLFKKTGVSIKTETIDSIVNACAIFSGDKTGVLMVIQLHQDLKEFIQNGDEMDAKVNISILESIFYKNSPLHDGAVVIKENKIIKTRAILPVSYNKEIPSRLGLRHRAAIGLSEKTDAICLVISEETGYISYIKDQKRTVITNINNLKMKLEEDLL
- a CDS encoding UDP-N-acetylmuramoyl-tripeptide--D-alanyl-D-alanine ligase; its protein translation is MIYENLHKIYQLYSICSGIEINSKKVKIGSIFIAFKGKNFDGNQFADEAISNGAILAIVDNKKYALRKKIIVVDNTLHFLHELAMYHRYRLLHIPIIAITGSNGKTTTKELTTAILAKKYKNVHCTKNNFNNHIGIPLTILSMSIKTQISVIEIGANHEKEIEKMCSIINPDYGYITNFGKAHLEGFKNIEGIIRSKLELYDFLKKNKKMVFINGDDPIQLLNSMGMRRHIFSGKKKKSDINVKYIWEKNSIKSILYIKNIKIISSLIGNYNLYNIASAITIGMYFKVPLKKIKEAMEEYIPKNYRSQILIKNNVKIIIDCYNANPTSMIEALSSFNERQGTKIIILGDMLELGSFSNNEHEKIISFIKKSDINIAFLIGDIFFNTKSSYWKIRKFINKKNFVEWIKKHPIQKTDYILVKGSRKIALESLIGLI
- the pdhA gene encoding pyruvate dehydrogenase (acetyl-transferring) E1 component subunit alpha; translation: MKEITTETYIKWFKNMSFWRKFEDKCRSLYLKQKIRGFLHLYNGQEAIPAGLSYAMDLSKDRIITAYRCHILPISMGVDPKKVMAELLGKKTGTSHGMGGSMHIFSKKYRFYGGHGIVGGQIPLGAGIAFADKYFNRKAVTLTIMGDGAVRQGSLHETFNMAMIWKLPVVFICENNKYAMGTSIKRSSNIEEIYKIGKSYGMPSYPVDGMDPKKIAQAAYVAIERARKGKGATFLDIKTYRYRGHSMSDSELYRSKEEIFLYKKKDPILKLKNIIIQNKWETIENLNEIENKVKIKVESCVEFAEKSDFPSLEEMYNIVYYEKNYPFLDKVSPSYS